In Silene latifolia isolate original U9 population chromosome 3, ASM4854445v1, whole genome shotgun sequence, a single window of DNA contains:
- the LOC141647484 gene encoding uncharacterized protein LOC141647484 gives MPPRREPENNVDMAALMAQMVAQNGAILQAVQQMTAVSRSISARVESMNERAEDEQDGAPTVTAMFEAVQKKRPPSFTGKGDPNELDNWIREMEKIFLAVGCPVEFQARIAVYYLKEDADIWWETIKEDFMKPVRRRNPEGVLALYEKDWDDLKEMLEYEYFPDHVKSQKLADFGDLKQTDDMSVKEFYTKFVELSRFAKELVPTERTKAARFEDKLNWKIKGRFAGETFTTLKEVYARAVNIERSNKKMEAEMGSVGTKRKEFQGSQSDTPTKRGNFSHNSNFRNKSRSFGGAENKETSSKWQSKGQVMSRDSTRHYYCKACNGDHLGVDCEGKVVSCYWCGNPGHREFECRNKKAGKPRVAQSASASVTQSNRFQGQAKRNNYNNHNHAGSASVNNFKNPPTTQANSSASKPAGQVNVAQGQKKPTGKLYVMNKEEAENADIVSGNFSVNSVLAHVLFDCGASHSFISTKFVEKLKLQPSEIVNYDFVMPSGDLVNCERVYKGVSVVIGNHDFKADLIEFPLPYFDVILGMNWLGTHRASIDCWQGKVSLRGPKNVRVSYKGRVKGPRVKLISTMKLKKHISRGAELILCHIRDLRVEYPDLSDVHVVREFVDVFPEDIPGMPPDREVEFKIDLVPGTGPIAKSPYRMAPLEMKELKKQLDELMEKGYIRPSVSPWGAPVLFVKKKDGTLRLCIDYRELNQVTIKNRYPLPRIDDLFDQLKGASVFSKIDLRSGYHQLKIAPGDVPKTAFSTRYGHYEFTVMPFGLTNAPAVFMDLMNRTFRPYLDKFVVVFIDDILIYSKNEEEHEEHLRVILGILREKQLYAKFSKCEFWLDQVAFLGHIVSKDGVSVDPAKIKAVKEWPRPKSVTEIRSFLGLAGYYRRFVKDFSKIARPMNTLMKKATKFQWDDKCEEAFQILKEKLTTAPVLALPDGNEEYEVYTDASKNGLGCVLMQNRRVIAYASR, from the coding sequence ATGCCTCCTCGAAGAGAACCTGAGAACAATGTTGATATGGCTGCCTTAATGGCACAAATGGTAGCCCAAAATGGTGCTATTCTTCAAGCCGTGCAACAAATGACAGCAGTTAGTAGGAGTATAAGTGCAAGGGTAGAAAGCATGAATGAAAGGGCTGAGGATGAACAGGATGGTGCACCTACTGTAACCGCTATGTTTGAGGCGGTGCAAAAGAAAAGACCACCATCTTTTACAGGAAAAGGGGACCCAAATGAGCTAGATAACTggattagagagatggagaaaatTTTCTTGGCTGTGGGGTGTCCCGTGGAGTTTCAGGCTAGAATagccgtatattatttgaaggaaGATGCCGATATTTGGTGGGAAACAATAAAGGAAGATTTTATGAAACCCGTTAGGAGGAGGAATCCTGAAGGGGTACTTGCGCTTTATGAGAAGGATTGGGATGACCTTAAGGAGATGCTTGAGTATGAGTATTTTCCCGATCATGTAAAAAGTCAAAAACTTGCTGATTTTGGGGATCTAAAGCAAACTGATGATATGTCTGTGAAGGAATTTTATACTAAATTTGTGGAACTTAGTCGCTTTGCTAAGGAGTTGGTGCCTACGGAGCGTACTAAAGCAGCCAGATTTGAGGATAAGTTGAACTGGAAGATTAAGGGTAGGTTCGCTGGTGAAACCTTTACTACATTGAAAGAAGTTTATGCTAGGGCTGTTAATATTGAGAGGAGCAATAAAAAAATGGAGGCTGAAATGGGAAGTGTAGGTACCAAAAGGAAGGAGTTTCAGGGGAGTCAATCTGACACCCCAACTAAAAGAGGTAACTTTAGTCACAATAGTAACTTTCGTAACAAGTCACGATCTTTTGGAGGGGCTGAAAATAAGGAAACATCGAGTAAGTGGCAGAGTAAGGGTCAGGTAATGAGTCGGGACTCTACCCGACATTATTACTGTAAAGCGTGCAATGGTGACCACCTAGGGGTAGATTGTGAAGGAAAAGTGGTGTCATGCTACTGGTGTGGAAATCCGGGACATCGGGAGTTTGAATGCAGAAACAAAAAGGCTGGTAAACCGCGTGTAGCGCAATCTGCTAGTGCAAGTGTAACCCAGAGTAATCGATTCCAGGGTCAAGCAAAGAGAAACAactacaacaaccacaaccatgcTGGTTCCGCGTCTGTTAACAATTTTAAGAACCCGCCTACGACTCAAGCTAATTCATCGGCTAGTAAACCTGCAGGACAAGTGAATGTGGCTCAAGGCCAGAAGAAACCCACTGGAAAGCTCTATGTCATGAATAAAGAAGAAGCTGAAAACGCAGACATTGTTTCGGGTAACTTTTCCGTGAACTCTGTTTTAGCTCATGTCCTATTTGATTGTGGTGCATCTCATTCCTTTATTTCAACTAAGTTTGTGGAAAAACTCAAATTACAGCCTAGCGAGATCGTAAATTATGATTTTGTTATGCCATCTGGAGACTTAGTAAACTGTGAAAGAGTGTATAAAGGTGTATCTGTGGTCATTGGTAATCATGATTTTAAGGCAGACCTAATAGAATTTCCACTACCTTATTTTGATGTAATCTTGGGGATGAACTGGTTGGGGACTCACAGAGCTAGTATTGATTGTTGGCAAGGCAAAGTTTCCTTGAGAGGGCCTAAAAATGTGAGAGTATCTTATAAAGGTCGTGTTAAGGGTCCTAGGGTGAAGCTTATATCTACGATGAAATTGAAGAAGCATATATCTAGGGGAGCTGAACTAATATTGTGTCATATAAGAGACTTGAGGGTCGAATATCCTGACTTGAGTGATGTACATGTGGTAAGGGAGTTTGTTGATGTTTTTCCTGAGGACATACCCGGAATGCCCCCAGATAGGGAAGTTGAATTTAAGATAGATTTGGTGCCAGGAACGGGTCCAATTGCTAAATCACCATATAGAATGGCGCCTTTGGAAATGAAAGAACTTAAGAAGCAATTAGATGAGCTAATGGAAAAAGGGTATATTAGGCCTAGTGTttcgccttggggtgctcctgtgttatttgtgaaaaagaaagatggaacCTTAAGGTTATGCATTGACTATCGGGAATTGAATCAAGTGACCATTAAGAATAGGTATCCCTTACCtaggatcgatgatttgtttgatcaattgAAAGGCGCCTCTGTTTTCTCTAAAATAGACCTGCGATCTGGGTACCATCAATTGAAGATAGCGCCTGGAGATGTGCCTAAGACTGCGTTTTCCACTAGATATGGGCACTATGAGTTTACTGTGATGCCCTTTGGGTTAACCAATGCCCCTGCTGtctttatggatttgatgaatagaactTTTAGGCCTTACCTTGATAAATTTGTTGTGGTATTCATTGACGATATTTTGAtttactccaagaatgaggaggagcatgaggagcatttacgCGTTATTTTGGGCATCTTAAGGGAAAAACAACTATATGCAAAATtctctaagtgtgagttctggctagaTCAAGTAGCTTTTCTGGGTCATATCGTATCAAAGGATGGAGTTTCGGTTGATCCTGCAAAAATTAAGGCTGTGAAGGAGTGGCCTAGACCAAAATCCGTGACCGAAATTCGTAGCTTTTTGGGCTTAGCTGGTTATtataggagatttgtgaaagacttttctaaaaTAGCTAGACCTATGAATACACTCATGAAAAAAGCAACAAAGTTCCAATGGGATGATAAGTGTGAGGAAGCCTTCCAGATTCTTAAGGAAAAGTTAACTACTGCTCCAGTGCTAGCTTTACCAGATGGTAATGAGGAATATGAAGTGTATACAGATGCCTCTAAAAATGGGTTAGGTTGTGTACTTATGCAGAACAGAAGAGTAATCGCTTATGCTTCTAGGTAG